The Astyanax mexicanus isolate ESR-SI-001 chromosome 6, AstMex3_surface, whole genome shotgun sequence region cggccaaaatgagtttgacacccctgagcTAATAGAatggcaacagtaactcaaataaccactcgttacaactgAGGACTGCAGAATAGCATCTCTGAACCACACGTCGAACCTTGAGGCGGATGGGCTACAGCAGAAGAAGACCACACcgggtgcagctcctgcagctaaGGACAGAaaaaactgaggctacaattcacacaaaCTCACCAAAATTGGAAAATAGGAGATTGGAAAAACATTACCTGGTCTGATTAGTCTCGATTTCTGCTGCAACATTCGGacggtagggtcagaatttggcatcaacatcttaaaagcatggatccatcctgccttgtatcaacgcTTCAGGCTGGAGGTGGTGgtgcagtaatggtgtgggggatattttcctggcacactttgggcTCATTAGTACAAATTGAGCATTGTGTCTCAAAGACCACagtctacctgagtattgttgctgaccatgtccatccctttatggCCGCAGTGTACCCATCTTCtaatgctacttccagcaggataatgcgccatgtcataaagcgggaatcatctcagactggtttcttgaacctGACAATGAattctgtactgtactggaatggcctccacagtcaccagacctcaattcagtagagcagctttgggatgtggcgGAACGGGAGATTCGCACCATGGATGTGAGCCAACAGATCTGCAGCAACTGTGTGATGCTATCATGTGaatatggaccagactctctgaggaatgtttccagtaccttgttaaatctgtgctgtttttaaatgaagcagcaaatattgctgataaggATAGAGACACttctgtctctgtgtgctgagtgtgtgtgtgtgtgttgagtgatgGGTAAGTTGAGTTCAGTCttagtgtgtgtttggggggtcAGGTCAGTTCTCTGTGAGGTGTGTGGTGGTGTTGGGGTGTCATCTTCTGTTATATGGAACTTGGCCTTCAGTTTGGAGATGCTGGTACTCAGGACTCCAAATAATGTTGAAACTTGTTTTTGTGGAACACCAGCTTGAAGTGGCCCTATCACACTGGCTCTATCCAGATCGATCATTGGTGTTCTGCTGATTGGCAGAACCTGGAGGTACCAGAAGATCAAAACAAGTGTCAACAGCAAGAgcaaaataagctgtttggcacTGGTAACCCACATACTCAACATACatagctctgctgctcatcccacaaatgcatgctTCTTACAAATGTGGCAAAATTTAAAATGGAAATTAACACGCTTTCCAATGAAATAAGATTTATTGGCAAGAAGCATTCTCACAACAAAGAAATTtcatttctttccttttcttactttttgtgaAATTGTTACGTAGTGTAGGGATGCATCATTTTGTTGGCTAATTTTACTCATCACATTGTGCATTGTTGTGAGATGACTGTGTTTTAATCAGCAATCCAGAGGCATTAACATCCTCAAAACCTATAAACCCTGCTCCCCAGTGGCACCATGCAGCATGTGCATGACTACAGGCTGTGTCACCTAAACTAGGTCATCATTTGTCAGTGCAGACACAGGGAGCACATGACTTGCAGTTATTGCACATGCAGTACCGCTGCATCTGTTCTACATCTAAAATCTAATTCTGTGGGGAAGCGTAATCAGggttcttttttgtgtgtgtgtgttttttttttatatatatatatttttgccaaaGCAGTGACTAAGCACCACAGAAAGCACAAACAGCCCACTCTTCTGTCAGGGGGGACAGAAGCAGAGAGAGGGGGCTGAAATTAAAAACAGAAGGCCAAAGTGCATGCCTAAGCCTGTGCTAGCTAggcctctttccttttttttttgtttcagctgAAAAGAGGGGAGGAGGGGAGAATTTTCTCtctaatgaagtaaaaaaaagggTGGAGAGGTCTGAAGGAGGGGTGTGAGGGGTGGGAGGGTAAGAGGGGGTTTTAAAAGGCTTGAGTTAAGCAGAGACTTTCACTTTCATGCTACTGAGAGCTGCTGTGTGCTGTGGTAATAACTGTGGTAGTAAGCGTAGCTTTAGCACAGCTGAGAGCAAGTCTGGCTTGAGGAGGGGCTGTTTTTAAAAAGGGGGGTACAGAGCATGTGGAGTGAAAGGAAAGGGAAAACGAAAGAAAAGGGGGAGTGAggacatttaaaaggcattttgGAAAGTACCAGAGGGTCAGGAGGTGGCCATTTGGACCGGGAGAGGGGAGAAAGTGGACCTACAGCAGGAACTCGCAGGATAATAACGTGGGGGGCTGAACGCCAGCAGTGCCACAGCACGGTGGGAGGCGGCAGAAAGAGAAACATGGGGAATAATATTACCCACAGGGGCCGGTAGAAGCATGACACCCACAGGTAATGTATAATAAACACACGGCGAGCTCTAAAAGGCTATTTTTCGCTGTCTTTCGCAACactagctgctgcttaactacTAAAAACTGAGTTTCAGCTGCGCAGTTGTTCTCTCACCTAGCTAGCTTACCTCCCTCAGCTCGAATtcctccgttccaccttaaatactgcagcagtTACACCGCGGCGTCGGTCCAGACGCCTTATAGTAAACCCTACACTTTTTAAGGTAGAACGGAAACACAGTAACAGAAATGTAAGTTAACCCCGTCTTTCCCCCTCTTTTCTCAGTCTTACTGCTGCTGTCAATGGTTTACACTGTTCGAGGGAGCGGCTGCAATGATTTGGCCAAATCAACTGTCAACAATCTTCAGACCGAAATCCGTGAAAAGCAGACTGAATTTGTAagtttttataaagattttattcaatttctattttatttgtCTTCTTAAATATACTTACACGTGTAAACTGAATGAAAACTATCTATAGACTAactataaattacattaaaaatgtattattctgattcagtaatattttgtcgtttttatATCACAgcattttcatatttcatatcgTTTTCAGTCACAGCATATTATAGTATCAATGATTTAACCCACTtcacaaaaaaatcacaactGCTATTTTAACATCATACTCTAGAAGTCATATCAGAACTAGTTTatgaaatgtaaaacatttaattatttattaagtattttagtttgttctAATGGTTAAAACAGTTCAAAAAATTgaactaacccagcactcctacattctgtaaataaggtgagagcacacattaacacattcagtatatgtcacttaggaacttttaagagttaaaatgaatgagaaagtcctgtaaggaactttaaacaactttgttttttaaagggtctgtgacatacATGGATTACCATTGATTCTTTTGGGTTCATTTATGTTAAGAATTATTCAGCACCTGATATAATTTATAATGTCTCTACTACAATGTATTCAGTATGTGGTATGACTTACTCAGTAAGTGCTATGTATAATTTAGAATCCACTAATCAGTAGCTGTTGTGAATTATTTAAGATTTGCTAATAATTTGTCATCACCTGTTATTAACCGTTAGTTATCCATTATGAGTTATTTAATATGTactataaattgttcagtatctactacaatgattcagtagctgctataaatcatttatagctgctattaattatttaatagcgACTTATGAATTATGCAGCTATGTAGCTACTATtgattattcagtatatattataaattactcAGTAGCTACTTAAATATTTGTAAGGAGCAGCAGGGAAGGACatggagagcggatgcaaatgcaagttgatatttatttaaacaataaagaaaactaacaaacaatTATACCAAACcaaaaactgaaataataaagaaacacGGAGAGTGCTTAGACGACTGAGGAAACAAAGAACATACAACCTGAACCTAagacgcacaagaaccgacaaaggagAGCGGAAACACAGACTATAAATATACACTGACAAACaggaaacgagggggcggagctacaaatgaaacacaggtgaaaacacttaaggcagagacacaggataaacacaggGCAGGAGCAGAGGAAGTTAAATAAACACATGGACagactagagcaggggtgtccaaactacggcccgctgttaagcaggtgtttataatgtgagattcaaaatttgaatgctaggtgtcagaaatgggccaaagagtctaaaagcggagagaatgcgcatttctagcgcagaaaaacagggcaaagagtctaaaagcggagagggtgcacatttgtagcgcagaaaaacggggcaaaaaagtctaaaagcggagatggtgcgcatttctagcacagaaaaacggggcaaaagtgtctaaaagcggagagggtgtgcatttctagctcagaaaaacggggcaaaagtgtctaaaagcggagagggtgtgcatttctagctcagaaaaacggggcaaagagtataaaagcggagagggtgcgcatttctagcacagaaaaacgggccaaagagtctaaaagcggagagggtgcacatttctagcgcagaaaaatgggccaaagagtctaaaagcggagagggtgcgcatttctagcgcagaaaaacgggccaaagaatctaaaagtttccgtaattaaggagtttaatattaagagacatcatgaaattaaacatcaatttgaaaaatcttagtttacacaacactgtcaaagataaagatagtaagtcaagtaaaatggtgtgtaaatgaaataatcaggaaaaaaatattatttaaagtggtatatttcattatttgttttattacggagtatggcccatgacttcaaatatatttctgcattattcagtatctgctacaaATTGTTTAGTAACTTCTATTGATTATTCAGTAGATACTATGTATGATTCATTAGCTGctacaaattatttatttagtagcTGCTATTCAATTTTCAAGATTTGCTTATAAATATTCAGCACTTGCTATGAATTGTTAAGTATCCACTTAACAATAGATGTACCATTAATTTTTCAACATCTACTCTCTTAACCACTGAATTATGCAGAAAGATTGAGAAGTAAAAAACATGATGCAGTTTTATTTGCAGGTTACACCTTCGGGACTGAAGGTGAGATCACCGGTCTGTAACAGTGTTTTAATGTGTCTCTCTGATTTCAGTTGACGGTGTTTCCCAGAAACTACTTTGTGCCTCGATTCAACGACAGCACGCAGTGTCAGGACCAGACTGCCTCGGTAAGATTCAGCCTCAGACTACACACACTTAATGTGTGTAGGAGTGTTGAGTGTCTCCTCCTGTCTCTCTCCTGTTATCTTGTGGGTCAAACTGACCAGTTTCAGAGTTATTAACCACAGTTATAACATAAAACATTGTAGTTTAATGAACAAAAATACGaattcatttttttgtaaaatattatatataacaaaTCATACAGTAATACAGATAACTCATAAAGCACAGGTTACTATTAAAAGTCTTATAAGTATAAGTCTCTTTATACAGATTAAGTCAGAGAGTGGGGAGTACTGTTTCTTACACGCTCAAAAGACTCTGGAGACTCTGGTGAAAAAACTGGtgcaggaagagtcaggtctggctgacccacatggcaaaagcgccatatatatatatatatatatatatatatatatatatatatatatatatatatatatatatatatatatatatatatatatatatatgttttctttatttttatgactgtttacattgtagattctcactgaaggcgtggagttttatgtacctaACAAAAAagggtgaaataactaaaaaaaatattctagtttcttcaaaatagccaccctttgctctgattactgctttgcacactcttggcatcattctctcaatgagcttcaagaggtggccacctgaaatgaaaagttttccaacagtcttgaaggaaggaaggagttcccagaggtgtttattagcaattgttgctcctttgccttcttcactctgtgctccagctcaccccaaaccatctggattgggttcaggtccggtgactgtggaggtcagctcattttttattaagtacataaaactccacatgtgttcattcatagttttgatgcttcagtgagaatctacaatgtaaatatcagtcatgaaaataataaagaaaacgcattgaatgagaaggtgtgtccaaacttttggcctgtattgtgtaaatatatatgtgttcTGTTGATATATATtcgattgataaaaaaatgatCTCACAACTTGCTGTGATTGATTGTAGTTAATTGCATGATTTCTTCTTAACACTGAaacttttaataatggatatttcaatgcaaaataaaagaaacagtgagagatagaGGAAGGTGAAGAGTACCCATAattcttattttaatataaataaaaagtaatctactttCTTAGCTTCTGAGCAGTAGTGATGCtgtgtttacattgctaaataaaaatgctaaatacagaaaatgggtaccactttaaaatgagactacctttataaagtgtttataaatggtttacaattagtttattaatggttactaattaggtagtaaatgccttaaaaatcattaataatcagttataacacataagtagaaagggtaacaatgacctgttgtttgccaaatagtgaatccacagccatctatattgttaccctttctactgtatgtgttataactgattattaatgatttttaagacatttacaacctaattagtaaacattaataaactaattgtaaaccatttataaaccctttatataggtagtcttattttaaagtggtaccagataaTGTTACATCAGGCTgtgtaaaaaagtgaaatatggcaggactctttaaaaaaagtttacagaTTAATTGCATGCCTTACCTGTTATTGTTGACCACACTATTCACACtattatatatgtactgtatattatatatattgtatgtctTTCTATACAGTTGCAGTCATTCTGCTTatcttcactgtgtgtgtgtgtgtgtgtgtgtgtagtgttgtctGTTCAGCGAGGTTGTGCTGCTGTCACATTCCTGGGCACAACTCTTGAGGCACCTTCACAGAACTCATTTAATGTACAAGTTCATCACCAACCTAAAGATTGAACTGGATGACATTTCAAAAGAGGTACCggtacacttttatttatttattgcattacattacattatctgACTCACACATTATACTTTTGATAGGTTGGTATGTGTGTTATTACACTGTTGAGAAATACCCTCACATTATACTTTAAGGTTAGTTTCAGCATCTACATCTACTGTGAGTGTCAGTATGTACTGTGGATAGTTTAGTGCCTGGTAGCAAtttttcagtatctactctgaattgttcagtatcGGACATGAATTATTTACTACTTACTATCAATTACTGAGTAGCCAGAAAGTATGATTTACTATGTACTCTAAATGAATCAGTATCTGTGGATTATTTAGTGTCTTGTATCAAATATCATTTAGTCAGTatccaatatgaattatttagtattaacTGTAATTTAGTATTTTGCAGTGTCTGCCCTAAGTAATTCTGTATCCAGTAGGGGTGTCGCGAAAATCCTCTAAATcttcgattcgattttatttccgattttagggtcacgattcgattcgattcgattctcaattttctttttttcttttttttacagcagagaggtctatgccagttttagattagtctatggtcagtcattggtttgattcatcaaatttacaatatcttatttcaaaggTGGGCTTGacataagtgatgcaaagtgatacaagtgatctgtaatacaccacatcaggcactaatggtcaaatttaaataatttaattaagatatatatgtaatgccatctagtgtttttttttttggtagcagcagtgtgcactattaaaacagcaatgtgcaacataagaaaataaataataataaaatacaggaacagtcatgtacaaaataatagccttaacaaactgaactctatcctactataacagttaaacatgaaaaataagactttaagactttttcagtccctgagaatgacaaggttttttctttaataaagatatattattaactttatctgagagaaagatgctccttaaggtaccaaaactattaacatatttgaggctagacaaaactggagaaagggctgctctttgagctacagtgtgctttttgacttcgatactcgagaccatgacataattttgattgatttcgatgaaatatcgaaatcgtgacacccctagtattcaGTGTGAATTACTCAGTAACAACTATTAAATGCTTATTAAATTAACACATGCAGTTAGACCTGtcagaatatttatttttgtttggacgatatattgtaccagaaataattgcaataaaagatactgtcattttaagaccatttttgaCACTTATATACAACAGCATCGTAATGCAATTACagtcttttaaagaaaaaaaaaagttaatttttaaaatatttaaacattgggATTTGAcaaataatataatgataacaacattttttaaacaaaaagtttttttttttttttaaacaaagtgaCACGAGTGGGCTCTCCTTGCTTGGAAATGATTGGGATTATTGAGCCTACAGTTAAATGTAGGCTAATTGTTTGGGTTCAGGTCTTTATATTAAGTGTTTATCTTCAGTAGCTCCAGCATAAAActaaaagaaacacattttagacCCTGTATGTTGTAACTGAGTGTGTTTAGGGTATAAAGAGCTCTGTAAGAGCAGATGTTTCGCTGCCAGAGATTTCATGAATAGTGCAGCTCTGTGTTCCTGACAGTGAGCTCATTAACAGCCCTGTTTTATTCTTGTGTAAACAGGGTTTCCAGGACCCTCCGGATCCCTCCGATTTCCCATCTGTTCTCTCCTCCCCTGAAACCCTGCTCAACTTCACTTCTTCACTCCTCTCCAAATGGCTGGAATTGAACTGCCCTTCTGGAGAAAAGGCTTGCATCTTCCCGGACCCCTTCACTTCTGAGgaagacgaggaggaggaggaggaggtgactGTGGAAATTCCTGTGGAGATTGAGGGGGGGGGAGTGGGGATTGGGGATGGAGAGGCAGGACCGAAGGTAGAAGGGAATGTTGGAAGTGAATGTGGTGAGAAAGAAGGATTGAGAGAAAGAAGATGGATCACCTCCATCCCGACTAACGGGGACTCGGGGCTGTCGACCTCTCCAGGCCTCGTCCTGTGTGCTCTCTATTTCCTCTGTGGATGGTAGTGGATGTTGTTGTTGGACGGAGGACAGAGGATCAGGAGTTTCGCTCTGAATGTAACGCTGAGTAACCCGGGCTGACGGGCGGAGGCTCTCGGTTAACGCAGCATGTTCGCTACAGCAGGCGGTCTGGGCCGAGCTTGTAGGTAATGAAGGAGCTGTGCTCAGTGCTGGCTGGATgttcctgtttttgttttgttttttttgttttttttgagctTCTCCCATGTAAAAAATT contains the following coding sequences:
- the zgc:174888 gene encoding uncharacterized protein zgc:174888: MTPTVLLLLSMVYTVRGSGCNDLAKSTVNNLQTEIREKQTEFLTVFPRNYFVPRFNDSTQCQDQTASCCLFSEVVLLSHSWAQLLRHLHRTHLMYKFITNLKIELDDISKEGFQDPPDPSDFPSVLSSPETLLNFTSSLLSKWLELNCPSGEKACIFPDPFTSEEDEEEEEEVTVEIPVEIEGGGVGIGDGEAGPKVEGNVGSECGEKEGLRERRWITSIPTNGDSGLSTSPGLVLCALYFLCGW